ATGACCAGAGGGTGCGATATACTCGAGGAGCTTGAGGAGGTTGTACGCGAGCGTGACCGTCTCAGACCACGAGGCTCGTACACTGTCGAGCTTCTCGAGAAGGGCGTCGGGTTCGTCGCCAGGAAGGTTGGAGAGGAGGCTGTTGAGGCGGTTGTTGCCGCGCTTGACGAGACCCCGGAGAGGCTTACGGAGGAGGTAGCCGACCTCCTCTACCATCTAACCGTCCTGCTCTACCTCCGGGGCGTCTCGTGGAGAAAGGTATTCGAGGTGCTGGATGCGAGGAGGCGTGGGGCGCAGCGTGGCGACAAGGATACTCGTGGTGGGCCTGGGTGAGGTAGGCTCCGCGGTATACAGGCTAGCCTCTAACGCTCCCGGCGTCGAAACCTACGGGTATGATATTGACGCGTCTAGGAGTGTCCACCGGCTAGAGGAGGTACCCTCCCCCATAGACTTCCTGCACGTCGCCATACCCTTCAAAGGATACCAACCCTTCCTAGATGCCGTCAGGGCTTACGTCGAGCGGTTCGAGCCGAGACACGTGATCGTGCACAGCACTGTAGCCCCCGGCACCACGAGGATGCTACGCGAGAAGCTCGGTGTGCCTGTCTCTTACTCGCCGGTTAGGGGCAAGCACCCCTGCATAGAGAGGCACCTCCGCTTCTGGCCCAAGTGGGTAGCCACACTCCCGAGAGAACGGCTAGGCGAAGCCTCGGAGCACCTTAGGCTATTGGGGATGCCGGTTAAGCCTTGCAACTGCGAGCCAGAGACACTCGAGCTCGCAAAGCTATGGGAGACCGTCTACCGCGCGGCAATGATAGCGGCATGGCAAGAGCTTCACAGGATGGCATTAAGGTTCGGCGCTGATATCGAAAAGATAACAGAGTTTGTAGCCGAGGTGCACGAGGTGCTAAGGGACCGGCCCGTGTACTACCCGAGCGTGATAGGCGGGCATTGCCTCATACCAAACACGAGGATACTACGAAGCGTCTACCAGAGCAAACTCCTAGACTTCATACTCGAGAGCAACGAGCTGAGACAAGAAGAGATCAACGACCCGAAGGTGAGGGAGGGTGTCGAGAAGGTAAAGCAGGTAGCCGAGAGGCTAATCAACAAGGACTATTATAGATGCGAGTGACGGGTTCACATTCAGTTTCGCAGCTTACGCCGCTGCGCCTAGAGTTGTACTTACCGCAACGTAGTGTTGGGGAAACCTATCAACAACCGCTGTCATGACGATTTCGTTTCGGCGATACCAGGTGTTACACGTGTTGTGGTGGGCTCGGCTTCTCTACCCTTCTTCATAGGCCCTCCCTAGGGCCTCACGCCGCCTGAGCTCCTCACAGCCCCACGTAACCGGTACAGCGAAGCCCCCATTAACATGGAAGCGGTAGAGGAACAAGACAACGGCATAACAAGCAGCATCGCATAGTTGTCCTATTCCCAGGATGAGATGCCCGAGGCGTGGTTCACTGTAGTTCACTATCACAACCGTGCCTTTGCCTACGGCCGCCATGATAGTAAGCCGTCGGTGACCCTCCGATGCACAACTTCCCGATAACGTTCAGCAAAATCATAGCCTTTGTCTTAGCGTTTGCAATGCTTGCTGGTGCTCCGGCGTCCATGCTTTCTCTTTCTCTAGCCTGGGTTTCACCCTACCCTCAACTAGCTCCACGAGAGCTAC
The Pyrolobus fumarii 1A DNA segment above includes these coding regions:
- a CDS encoding GDP-mannose dehydrogenase; protein product: MRGGVGRSVATRILVVGLGEVGSAVYRLASNAPGVETYGYDIDASRSVHRLEEVPSPIDFLHVAIPFKGYQPFLDAVRAYVERFEPRHVIVHSTVAPGTTRMLREKLGVPVSYSPVRGKHPCIERHLRFWPKWVATLPRERLGEASEHLRLLGMPVKPCNCEPETLELAKLWETVYRAAMIAAWQELHRMALRFGADIEKITEFVAEVHEVLRDRPVYYPSVIGGHCLIPNTRILRSVYQSKLLDFILESNELRQEEINDPKVREGVEKVKQVAERLINKDYYRCE
- the hisE gene encoding phosphoribosyl-ATP diphosphatase, with translation MTRGCDILEELEEVVRERDRLRPRGSYTVELLEKGVGFVARKVGEEAVEAVVAALDETPERLTEEVADLLYHLTVLLYLRGVSWRKVFEVLDARRRGAQRGDKDTRGGPG